The sequence GGGCTGAGGAATTTCAGAAGATCCATCCCAAGGTGAAGATTGATATCGCCGCTGGCGGTGCGGGTAAGGGGATGGCCGATGCTCTGGCCGGAATCGTGGATATCGGCATGGTTTCACGGGATATTCATCCGGCGGAGATTCAGAAAGGTGCTTTTTGGATCTCGGTGGTCAAGGATGCGGTTGTTCCGACGATCAACGAACGGAATCCGCTCCTGAAAGATATCCTGGCCAAGGGCGTCAGGAAGGAAGCCCTTGCCGGTATCTGGGTAAGCGGAACGATTAAGACCTGGAGCGAGGTTATTGGCGGCAGGATGGCCGGTGATAGCAGCAAGGATGCCATTCATGTCTATACCCGGTCCGATTCCTGCGGAGCAGCGGAAACCTGGGCCCAGTATCTGGGAAAAAATCAGGAAGACCTTCTGGGTATCGGAGTTTACGGCGATCCTGGACTGGTTGAAGCGGTCAGCAACGATGCTCTGGGCATCGGTTATAATAATATCAATTATGCCTATCAGGCCAAGAATAAAGCGCAGGTCAAAGGGATCCGCGTACTGCCGATCGATATCAACGGCAATGGCCGTCTGGATGAGGATGAAAATTTTTACCAGGACCGGGATGCCATAGCCAAAGGCATAGCCACCGGAAAATACCCTTCCCCGCCTGCCAGGAACCTGCATTTCGTTTCTCAGGGCAAACCGAAGACGCACCTGGTCACTGCCTTTATGACCTGGGTCATGACTGACGGGCAAAAATTTGTTCCCGAAGCAGGCTACATCAACCTGTCCCCGGAGAAAATCCGGGAAGAGCTCCAAAAGCTTGAAAGGTAAGGTAAACGATCATGGATACATCCTACACCTTTTCTCAACCGATACCTGATCAGCAGGCAGAGCTGGTGGGCCTGCATGGCAAAAGGCTGATCAAAGATAAGCTGGCCGCCGCCTCGATGCTGCTTCTGACCATCTGTTCGAGTCTGGTGGTGTTTTTCATAGCCCTTCAGCTCTACCAGAGATCACGGCCGATCCTGGCCATGAAGAGGCTGACCGAATTGCTCTTATCGACCTCCTGGCACCCTTTGCGGGGAGAGTTCGGCTTTCTCCCGTTCATCATGGGCACCCTCTGGGTAACGGGGGTGGCCGTGACGATCGCCGTACCCTTGTGCCTTCTGACCTCGATCTACCTGTCCGAGTACGCTCCCAGGGCAGTGCGGGATTGGACCAGGCCGCTCATCGACCTTTTGGCCGGAATTCCATCCGTGGTCTTCGGGCTCTGGGGTATCCTGGTTATCGTGCCGCTGATTAAAAATCACCTTGCTCCGGCATTCGGGACCTTCTCGACCGGCTACAGCGTACTGGCCGCCGGTATGGTTCTGGCCATCATGATCTTTCCGGTGATCATTCACGTTTCAGTCGAGGTATTCAGATCAATACCCCACGAGATGAGAGAAGCTTCCCTGACTCTGGGAGCGACCAGGTGGCAGACCATAAAGCATGTTGTCCTGCGCAAGGCCCTGCCGGGAGTGATCGCAGCCATTGTTCTTGGCCTGTCCAGGGCTTTTGGCGAGACTATGGCCGTTCTGATGGTGGCAGGCAATGTGGCCAGAGTTCCATCATCCTTCCTTGGCCCTGCCTACCCCCTGCCGGCACTGATCGCCAACAGCTATGGCGAAATGATGTCCATCCCCCTCTACGATTCAGCGCTTCTTCTGGCATCGCTCATCCTGCTGCTGATCGTTTTGCTGTTCAATGTCCTCTCACGGATCATTCTGATGAGAGTTGAAAGGAGTATTCAATGAGCATGGACACAGGAAAGGTTATTGACTGCAGAAGGATAGAAGAAAAGATAGTCAAGGCTCTGATGATCGCATCTACCCTGTTCATTCTGGCAATCCTGGTGCTTATCCTGGCTACGGTGATCGTCAAGGGGCTGCCCACCTTAAGCCTGGCCATGATTACCCAGGCCCCCAAAGGCGGCTATTATCTTGGCCAGGGCGGCGGAATACTGAATGCCATCCTCGGATCCCTCTCCATCGGTGGAGGAGCGGTCCTTCTGGCCATTATGATCAGCCTGCCGGTGGTACTGTATCTCAATATCTATGCCCGGGAATCATCCCGCCTGACATCCTTTACCCGCTTTTCCTTTGACGTTTTATGGGGTGTGCCCTCAATCGTCTACGGAGCGTTCGGTTTTGCCATCATGCTGTATTTCGGGCTCAGGGCTTCGCTCCTGGGCGGAATTCTGGCGGTAACTCTCCTGATTCTGCCCATTATGAGCCGGACTATGGATGAGGTGGTCAGAATGGTGCCTGAAGAGCTTCTGGAGGTATCCTACTCCCTGGGGGCAACAAAGCTTGAAGCTGCCCTGAAGGTCGTGGTCAGGCAGACCCTGCCCGGACTTTTGACCGCTGTTCTGATCGCTTTCGGAAGAGGCATCGGGGATGCCGCCTCGGTCATGTTTACCGCAGGCTTCACGGATTATGTTCCCACTTCACTGCTTCGCCCGGCAGCTACTCTCCCCCTGGCCATTTTCTTTCAGGTGGGGACCCCTATCCCTGAAGTCCAGGGCCGGGCCTATGCTTCAGCCTTTATTCTGACCATGATGATTCTGGCTATCAGCATCGTTACCAGAGTGTTGACCAGGAGATTTACCAGACATGTCTTACGTTAGGAGAATATGATAATGGAATCAAGACCCCATGTAAGTGTGCGCAGTCTCAATGTGTTCTACGGCAATGAGCATGCCTTGAAAAATATCACCGTTGATATCCCTGAAAAACAGATAACCGCCATTATCGGCCCCTCCGGCTGCGGCAAGACTACGCTCCTGCGGTCCTTCAACCGTCTGGTGGATTCCGGGGATGGGGTCAAAGTGTTCGGTCAGGTTCTGGTACATGGAGAGGATATCCTCGATCCGAAAATGGAAGTAACCGAGGTCAGGAAAAAGATGGGGCTCCTCTCTCAAAAACCCTATCCCCTGCCGATGTCAATCTACGACAATGTCGCCTTCGGCCCGCGGATACATGGGATAAAAGATAAAAAGAGGCTGGATGCAATTGTCGAGCATTATCTCAGGGAATTAAGCCTCTGGGATGAAGTCAAGGACAGGCTGCATGGACCGGCCTCAAGGCTTTCAGTTGGCCAGCAGCAGAGACTCTGCCTGGCCAGGGGACTGGCTGTCGAGCCGGAAATCATCCTCGGCGACGAACCAACCTCGGCCCTCGACCCCAAATCGAGCCAGCACATCGAGCGCAGATTTCTTGCTCTCAAGGAAAAATACACCATTGTCATCGTCACCCATATTCTGCGCCAGGCCAGAAGACTGGCTGACTATGTACTCTTTCTCTACTTCGGTGAGCTCATAGAGCATGGACCTGCCAGGGATATCTTCGAAAACCCGCGGGAGCCGATGACCAGAGAGTACATCATGGGGACTATCAGTTGAAGACAGGCGTGCTATCCAAATAGCACAGAGATTCCCGCTTTCGCGGGAATGACGTTTTGGAAGTCTCGAGTATTCAGGAGGAAGGATTGGTTTGACTTTATCAGTAAAGAAGGTATAATCTATGAATAATTTTCCATCAGCTTTTCTCATGCCTGAAATTGCAGGCAGGGAAAGGCCCTGGATATTTTCACTCTATGACTAAATTGTAAAAAAATACACGAGTTTATCATTGGCACGTACAACAACAAGGATTGGCGGGGTTTCTTCCCGTTTCGGGGTAGGAATTCTCTATGGTTCGCGAATCTCTTTTGCCACCCGGCTCAACAATGGAGAGATTGCAACCTTCTCGCAGGATACTTCAAGCCGTTCATCTATTTACCGGATACCCTTCCTTCGTTCCCTGATGGTTTTCCGGCAACTTCTGCTTGTCTTTCTGTTAGCACGGAGAAACCTGGTACGGTTGTCAAAAGAGGGGCTGGTTGACCTGCAACGGGGAAAGCGGCTGATTCACGGCCTGTTGTTTCTGGCGTTCTATTTGAGCTTTTCGTATTATGTGCTTCCCCTGCTCGATAATCTCGCTCCCGTGCTCCAGGTGGGGATATTTGTCGTGATCCTGATTCTGCTCATCAGGCTGTTTTTCTTTCTGGTGCTCGGTGATCGGAGCCTGAAATATCATGGGGCGGAACATAAGGTCATCAATACTTTTCTGGCCGGAGATAATCTGATCTTACCCGCTGCCATGCGTCATCCCCGCTTTGCCTTCCGGTGCGGGACAACCCTGGCCACTTTTTTCATTCTGCTGGAGCTGCTGATTCCGGAATCTGCCTATCGGATATTTATCAACCAGTTTGGCTCGACCATGGGCGTTGTTATCTTTTTCTTCCTGCTCCTGGGCCTGGCGTATGAGATACTCTCTGTTCTCTCCAGAAGAGGGTCAGGCAAATGGCTTTCTTTTCTTACCACCCCTGTTTCCAAAATGCAGATACTGACTACCCGTGAGCCTTCCCTGAGAGAGCTGGAAGTAGCGCTTTCAGCCATACGAGAGGCTGTCGGCTGGCGTCCCCCCTTATCAGACCCGGTTTTTTTCGACATTCCTGATAATAGCATCCAGTAATGAGTGATCGCTAATCCTTGTAACTCTCCCGGATCAATTCACTCAGGTAGTTTTCCGGGTCCTGCATTCCGGCTGCGGGAATGGGAAACTCCCGTGTTCCGGTTTTCTTGTTGATGAGTTTCAACCCGTGCTCGTAGTTCTGAAAGGCATGTCTGAGGAAATCTTCCGGATTTACCTTGATTTCATCCTTCCAGACCCTTTCCATAAGGCAGTCGATCGCTTCTTCCGTGAGGGATATTTTCACCTCATTCCGGCTGGAGAAGCCCTGCTCAAAGCTTCGGGCTGCATGACAGACAGCCAGCACCTCATCGATCACGGAATCAAGGTCCCGGCGCTCTTCCACAATCCGCCTGGTGATGAGCCTGATCCTTTGGTCAGAGAAATTGATGCCGTAATGCTCATGGAACTCCACGCACTTTTCCCTGATGGACCCCTCAAGGCTTCGCTCCTCCTCTGCCAGGAGCACTCTGAAACGGGCTTCCCGCTGCTGATCCTCCGGGTTTTGGAGTATCTTCTGAAGCTCGGCTTCCGGATCGTTCACCATAGCCGCGGTGACGACCAGGTGGCGGATGGGGGTAGAGGGAAGGACATGCTCGGATCCCAAAAGGACCCGCTCCACGGCACTCACCAGTCCCCGTGCGCCGGTCCGCTCTTTGAAAGCGTTTTCCGCGATGAGCCGCAGGGCATCATCTTCGAACTGAAGGTCGATGCCATAGGCTTTGAAGTCTTTCTTCTTGCTGGTGATGATCGGGCTCTTCGGATTGCGCAGAATATGGTACAGGTCCTCGACCTCAAGGTTCTCAAAAACCGTCACCACCGGCAGCCTGCCGATGAATTCCGATTCAAACCCGTATTGAATGAGATCTTCGGCCTTGACCAGCCGCAGATATTCGGTTTTTTCGTCTTTTGATTTCACCTCGGCA comes from bacterium and encodes:
- a CDS encoding DUF1385 domain-containing protein — translated: MARTTTRIGGVSSRFGVGILYGSRISFATRLNNGEIATFSQDTSSRSSIYRIPFLRSLMVFRQLLLVFLLARRNLVRLSKEGLVDLQRGKRLIHGLLFLAFYLSFSYYVLPLLDNLAPVLQVGIFVVILILLIRLFFFLVLGDRSLKYHGAEHKVINTFLAGDNLILPAAMRHPRFAFRCGTTLATFFILLELLIPESAYRIFINQFGSTMGVVIFFFLLLGLAYEILSVLSRRGSGKWLSFLTTPVSKMQILTTREPSLRELEVALSAIREAVGWRPPLSDPVFFDIPDNSIQ
- a CDS encoding phosphate ABC transporter ATP-binding protein encodes the protein MESRPHVSVRSLNVFYGNEHALKNITVDIPEKQITAIIGPSGCGKTTLLRSFNRLVDSGDGVKVFGQVLVHGEDILDPKMEVTEVRKKMGLLSQKPYPLPMSIYDNVAFGPRIHGIKDKKRLDAIVEHYLRELSLWDEVKDRLHGPASRLSVGQQQRLCLARGLAVEPEIILGDEPTSALDPKSSQHIERRFLALKEKYTIVIVTHILRQARRLADYVLFLYFGELIEHGPARDIFENPREPMTREYIMGTIS
- the pstC gene encoding phosphate ABC transporter permease subunit PstC, producing MDTSYTFSQPIPDQQAELVGLHGKRLIKDKLAAASMLLLTICSSLVVFFIALQLYQRSRPILAMKRLTELLLSTSWHPLRGEFGFLPFIMGTLWVTGVAVTIAVPLCLLTSIYLSEYAPRAVRDWTRPLIDLLAGIPSVVFGLWGILVIVPLIKNHLAPAFGTFSTGYSVLAAGMVLAIMIFPVIIHVSVEVFRSIPHEMREASLTLGATRWQTIKHVVLRKALPGVIAAIVLGLSRAFGETMAVLMVAGNVARVPSSFLGPAYPLPALIANSYGEMMSIPLYDSALLLASLILLLIVLLFNVLSRIILMRVERSIQ
- a CDS encoding ABC transporter permease subunit: MSMDTGKVIDCRRIEEKIVKALMIASTLFILAILVLILATVIVKGLPTLSLAMITQAPKGGYYLGQGGGILNAILGSLSIGGGAVLLAIMISLPVVLYLNIYARESSRLTSFTRFSFDVLWGVPSIVYGAFGFAIMLYFGLRASLLGGILAVTLLILPIMSRTMDEVVRMVPEELLEVSYSLGATKLEAALKVVVRQTLPGLLTAVLIAFGRGIGDAASVMFTAGFTDYVPTSLLRPAATLPLAIFFQVGTPIPEVQGRAYASAFILTMMILAISIVTRVLTRRFTRHVLR
- a CDS encoding PstS family phosphate ABC transporter substrate-binding protein, encoding MNRKSGNSGKSAQKVFGSILAAACIFGLIIALASGARSGEPVIDPKEGELKGTIAVSGAWALYPMAVKWAEEFQKIHPKVKIDIAAGGAGKGMADALAGIVDIGMVSRDIHPAEIQKGAFWISVVKDAVVPTINERNPLLKDILAKGVRKEALAGIWVSGTIKTWSEVIGGRMAGDSSKDAIHVYTRSDSCGAAETWAQYLGKNQEDLLGIGVYGDPGLVEAVSNDALGIGYNNINYAYQAKNKAQVKGIRVLPIDINGNGRLDEDENFYQDRDAIAKGIATGKYPSPPARNLHFVSQGKPKTHLVTAFMTWVMTDGQKFVPEAGYINLSPEKIREELQKLER